In one Candidatus Rickettsiella isopodorum genomic region, the following are encoded:
- a CDS encoding BON domain-containing protein yields MKKIFIILILSLGLQGCLAGAFVAGSATTGSLVTDPRPINRIKADEEINFRVNRKLANDPVLNAETHISAVSYNRVVLLTGQAYDEALKAKAEHYAKSIPKVRRVFNEIVLGIPTTVYRRAQDVGITSEVKAKMFANRALKSNNFKIVTEDGVVYILGIATPKQADLAVTIARESSGVKKVVKLIEYKEE; encoded by the coding sequence ATGAAAAAAATTTTTATTATTTTAATCCTATCATTGGGATTACAAGGTTGTCTGGCAGGTGCTTTTGTAGCCGGTAGTGCAACGACCGGCAGTTTGGTGACCGATCCGCGTCCTATTAATAGGATTAAAGCCGATGAGGAAATAAACTTTAGGGTTAATAGAAAACTGGCTAATGATCCGGTACTCAATGCCGAAACGCATATTTCCGCGGTGAGTTATAATCGAGTGGTTTTATTAACAGGTCAAGCCTATGATGAGGCCTTAAAAGCTAAGGCAGAACACTATGCCAAGAGTATTCCGAAAGTCCGACGTGTATTTAATGAAATTGTTCTAGGGATACCCACAACCGTTTACCGACGTGCTCAAGATGTGGGCATCACTTCAGAAGTTAAGGCTAAGATGTTTGCTAATAGAGCGCTTAAATCGAATAATTTTAAGATAGTCACTGAAGACGGCGTGGTGTATATATTGGGGATTGCGACGCCGAAACAAGCTGATTTAGCCGTAACGATAGCAAGAGAGTCTTCGGGTGTGAAAAAAGTGGTTAAGTTAATAGAATATAAAGAAGAATAA
- the nuoN gene encoding NADH-quinone oxidoreductase subunit NuoN translates to MMTLQQLLQFPALPEIALLLMTCVVLLLDLFVQQKSNLITYSATQVSLVITLALLIHLHHVPAQFLFHQHFTWDLVAYFVKLCILIFSLFAFVYARDAIKTLHIHAGEYYLLGLFSILGMLILTSANSLLTLYLGLELLSFPLYAMVALQRQSSQGAEAAMKYFILGALASALFLYGLSLLYGATHSLILPAIHQSLLTGGQSSVLLSTGLIFILAGITFKIGAAPFQFWVPDVYQGAPTPVTLFISAAPKIAGLALAIRLLVDTMPSLLSYWQPLLAVIAILSFSLGNLVAIVQSNLKRMLAYSAIAHMGYGLLGLVAGTAMGYAMSLFYMLAYGLMALAAFGLLVVMSQSGQVEQISDLRGLNARNPWLALMMLLAMFSMAGIPPTIGFFAKLGILESLISAHLLWVATLAIIFAIIGAYYYIYIIKVMYFEEPEPTIPRLSVASDAYLALSINAILLLVLGLFPSQLIWLAKAVFFTINHPVY, encoded by the coding sequence ATGATGACATTACAACAATTACTTCAATTTCCTGCACTTCCTGAAATCGCTTTATTGTTGATGACCTGTGTAGTTCTGTTACTTGATTTATTTGTGCAACAGAAATCCAATTTGATCACCTATAGTGCGACTCAAGTGAGTCTAGTGATTACATTGGCATTGCTTATCCATTTACATCACGTTCCGGCACAATTTTTGTTTCACCAACATTTTACTTGGGATCTGGTCGCTTATTTTGTTAAGTTGTGCATTTTGATCTTCAGCTTATTTGCTTTTGTCTATGCACGTGATGCGATTAAAACTCTTCACATTCATGCGGGGGAATATTATTTATTAGGTTTATTCTCAATACTAGGCATGTTGATATTGACGTCGGCGAATAGTTTATTAACCCTTTATCTGGGTTTAGAACTTTTATCCTTTCCGCTGTATGCGATGGTGGCTTTACAACGCCAATCGAGTCAAGGGGCCGAAGCCGCGATGAAATATTTTATTTTAGGCGCGCTGGCATCTGCTTTATTTTTATATGGTCTTTCTTTGCTGTATGGCGCTACTCATTCCCTGATCTTACCTGCTATCCATCAATCTTTACTCACAGGAGGACAATCCAGTGTATTACTTAGCACGGGACTTATTTTCATCCTGGCGGGTATCACATTTAAAATTGGTGCGGCACCTTTCCAGTTTTGGGTTCCAGATGTCTATCAAGGTGCGCCCACACCGGTTACTTTGTTTATCAGTGCGGCACCGAAAATAGCTGGTTTAGCACTGGCAATCCGGTTATTAGTTGATACCATGCCCAGCTTACTCAGCTATTGGCAGCCCTTATTAGCCGTTATTGCTATTTTATCCTTCAGTTTGGGCAATCTAGTGGCTATCGTGCAAAGTAATTTAAAGCGTATGTTGGCTTACTCGGCTATAGCCCATATGGGTTATGGCTTACTCGGCTTAGTTGCGGGCACGGCCATGGGATATGCCATGAGCCTCTTTTATATGCTGGCGTATGGGCTAATGGCTCTGGCCGCATTTGGTTTATTAGTCGTGATGAGTCAATCAGGTCAGGTTGAGCAAATCAGTGACTTAAGAGGGTTGAATGCGCGTAATCCTTGGCTAGCGTTAATGATGTTGTTAGCGATGTTTTCTATGGCGGGAATTCCACCGACTATCGGCTTTTTTGCTAAATTAGGTATATTAGAATCTCTAATTTCAGCCCATTTACTATGGGTAGCCACTTTGGCTATTATTTTTGCTATTATTGGTGCTTATTATTACATTTATATCATAAAAGTGATGTATTTTGAGGAGCCTGAACCCACTATACCCCGTTTAAGCGTAGCCTCTGATGCCTACCTTGCACTGAGTATTAATGCTATACTACTCCTCGTTCTCGGTTTATTTCCCAGTCAGTTAATCTGGCTGGCCAAAGCGGTTTTTTTTACTATTAACCACCCTGTTTATTAG
- a CDS encoding complex I subunit 4 family protein, with the protein MLLTLVYQFALFIHNHLLSLLIWLPVLGGVLAIAFNGDRYPQRARVIALITSLITLLLCVPLYLGFNPALSSMQFQENIPWITVYNINYALGVDGISLPLILLTVFTTLLVILAAWRSINLRVAQYMAAFLLMQGMMVGTFAATDSILFYVFWEAILIPMYLSIGVWGSDNRSYASIKFFLYTFFGSALMLIALLYLGVHNPTHDFLIAHFYPIPLSLPVQIWIFIAFLIAFAVKIPMWPLHTWLPDAHTEAPAGGSVVLAALMLKLGGYGFLRFTLPIVPDASRLLDGFMIALALIAIVYIGLVALAQVDMKRLIAYSSIAHMGFVVLGCFMLFPIMTHSHNTLMAYMSLEGAMVQMISHAFSSGAMFLAVGMLAYRFRSRLIKNYGGLATSMPLLASFFMLFAMSNVGLPGTAGFVGEFMIIFSAMQASFWITTLAASTLIISAAYTLYMYKRVFFGEITNPLVAKTSDIHGFEKLVFILLSLAIIFIGIYPAPLLTIMHASIDSILHWSLQTKL; encoded by the coding sequence ATGTTATTAACTTTAGTTTATCAATTCGCTTTGTTCATACACAACCATTTATTAAGTTTACTTATCTGGTTGCCAGTGCTTGGCGGTGTGTTGGCAATTGCATTTAATGGCGATCGTTACCCCCAACGCGCCCGTGTTATCGCTTTAATCACTTCATTGATAACGTTGCTATTGTGTGTACCGTTGTATTTGGGTTTTAATCCTGCTTTAAGCAGTATGCAGTTTCAAGAAAATATCCCTTGGATTACTGTTTATAATATTAATTACGCTTTAGGTGTCGATGGTATTTCTTTACCACTCATTTTATTAACAGTATTTACTACTTTACTGGTTATTTTGGCGGCTTGGCGCAGTATCAATCTACGAGTTGCTCAATATATGGCGGCGTTTTTACTCATGCAAGGGATGATGGTAGGAACATTTGCTGCGACTGATTCAATCTTATTTTATGTGTTTTGGGAAGCAATACTCATTCCTATGTATTTGAGTATAGGGGTGTGGGGTAGTGATAACCGTTCGTATGCCTCGATAAAATTTTTCTTATATACCTTTTTCGGTTCGGCATTGATGTTGATTGCATTACTGTATCTCGGTGTACATAACCCAACGCATGATTTTTTGATTGCCCATTTTTATCCGATACCACTCAGTCTGCCTGTGCAGATATGGATCTTTATCGCTTTTTTAATTGCGTTTGCAGTCAAGATTCCGATGTGGCCTTTACATACCTGGTTACCTGATGCGCATACCGAAGCACCCGCGGGCGGATCAGTGGTATTAGCGGCATTAATGTTAAAGCTAGGAGGCTATGGTTTTCTGCGCTTTACGTTACCGATAGTTCCGGATGCCAGTCGTTTATTAGATGGTTTTATGATAGCGCTGGCCTTGATTGCTATCGTCTATATTGGCTTGGTCGCTTTAGCGCAAGTGGACATGAAACGTTTGATTGCTTATTCCTCGATCGCGCACATGGGCTTTGTGGTGTTGGGTTGTTTTATGCTATTTCCCATCATGACACATAGCCATAATACACTAATGGCGTATATGAGCTTAGAAGGCGCGATGGTACAGATGATTTCCCATGCTTTTAGTTCAGGGGCGATGTTTTTAGCGGTGGGGATGTTGGCGTACCGATTTCGGAGTCGTCTTATCAAAAATTATGGTGGTCTTGCTACCAGTATGCCTTTATTGGCGTCTTTTTTCATGTTGTTTGCCATGTCGAATGTCGGTTTGCCAGGTACGGCGGGCTTTGTTGGTGAATTTATGATCATCTTCAGTGCGATGCAAGCCAGCTTCTGGATTACCACGCTTGCTGCAAGCACGTTAATTATTAGTGCGGCTTATACACTCTATATGTACAAGCGCGTATTTTTTGGTGAAATAACGAATCCCTTGGTCGCTAAAACGAGTGATATCCATGGCTTTGAAAAATTAGTGTTTATTTTATTAAGTTTGGCAATTATTTTTATCGGTATTTATCCAGCTCCTTTATTGACGATCATGCATGCTTCGATAGACTCAATTTTACATTGGAGTTTGCAAACTAAATTATGA
- the nuoH gene encoding NADH-quinone oxidoreductase subunit NuoH, with product MLNDLVLLIWILIKIIVITIPLLFTVAYLTFIERKGIGYMQTRIGPNRVGPLGFLQPIADVVKLITKEIIVPTASNRYLFILAPIITIAPALAAWAVIPFSEGLALTQINAGVLYLFAITSLGVYGILIAGWATNSKYALLGSLRAAAQTISYEIAMGFSFVGVLLAAGSMNLHDIVLRQQGGIWHWYWLPLLPLFVCYWISGIAETNRAPFDLAEGESEIVAGFHVEYSGVSFALFFLAEYMNMILISAIASLLFLGGWLSPFQGIPFLDKALIWVPGIIWFFIKMASFLGLFIWSRATFPRYRYDQLMRLGWKVLIPVTLLWISIVALAVQFKWGPWFNA from the coding sequence ATGCTGAATGATTTAGTGTTATTAATTTGGATCTTGATTAAGATCATTGTCATTACCATCCCTTTACTGTTTACCGTAGCGTATTTAACCTTTATTGAACGTAAGGGCATCGGTTATATGCAAACTCGGATAGGACCGAATCGGGTGGGACCTTTAGGTTTTCTACAACCGATTGCCGATGTCGTTAAACTCATTACCAAAGAAATTATTGTTCCTACAGCATCAAATCGTTATTTATTTATTTTAGCCCCAATTATTACGATCGCACCGGCGTTAGCCGCTTGGGCCGTTATCCCATTTAGCGAAGGGTTGGCATTAACGCAAATTAATGCGGGTGTACTTTATTTGTTTGCGATTACATCTTTGGGTGTGTATGGCATTTTAATAGCAGGTTGGGCGACGAATTCTAAATATGCTTTGCTAGGTTCGTTACGGGCAGCGGCGCAGACTATTTCGTATGAAATTGCTATGGGCTTTTCATTTGTCGGTGTTTTATTAGCGGCGGGTAGCATGAATCTACATGATATTGTGTTGCGTCAGCAGGGAGGTATTTGGCATTGGTATTGGTTACCGCTATTACCACTTTTCGTATGCTATTGGATTTCCGGAATTGCTGAAACCAATCGTGCCCCTTTTGATTTGGCAGAAGGAGAATCTGAAATCGTTGCTGGTTTTCATGTTGAATATTCAGGTGTGAGTTTTGCTTTATTCTTTCTCGCTGAATATATGAATATGATTTTGATTTCAGCGATTGCTAGCTTATTGTTCTTAGGCGGCTGGTTATCACCTTTTCAAGGCATCCCCTTTTTAGATAAGGCATTGATTTGGGTTCCTGGTATCATTTGGTTTTTTATCAAAATGGCTAGTTTTTTAGGTCTTTTTATTTGGTCGCGAGCGACTTTTCCACGTTATCGCTACGACCAATTAATGCGTTTAGGTTGGAAAGTGTTAATTCCAGTGACTTTACTTTGGATATCAATCGTGGCATTAGCGGTACAATTTAAATGGGGCCCTTGGTTTAACGCATGA
- the nuoG gene encoding NADH-quinone oxidoreductase subunit NuoG, producing the protein MIDIEIDGRTLYVEQNATIIEAADKAGIYIPRFCYHKKLSIVANCRMCLVEVEKSGKPLPACATPVTAGMKVFTTSAKTKEAQRSVMEFLLINHPLDCPICDQGGECELQDLSLGYGSSLSRFTEGKRSVKDDNLGPLISTEMTRCIQCTRCVRFGQEIAGIKELGTLNRGEDLQISTYIEHSLESELSGNIIDLCPVGALTSKPFRFTARAWELQQSASIAPHDCLGSNIYLHTRRGQVMRAVPCENEAINETWISDRDRYSYLGIHSKERWTKPHIKENGQWFIVDWETALAKVVTEFKKILKKQGPHVIGGLISPSSTTEEFYFFQKLLRSLGSSHIDHRLHQTDVSDQMQATLCPPGITLSEFEKANFVWLVGSNIRREQPIAAHRLRKANLAGTKIASLHCVDISVPFTLHENLCVSPDALIPTLLGIAKDLADEKSIAAFPAITSSLVQSDLAEQLKASKNSVIVLGALAHNHPQASLIRTLTQFIAAQTGARCVTFTEGANSAGAWLTGAVPHRLPGGVSVAEPGLSAAEMINADLRAFILLNIEPTLDCANPQRVSQALKQADFVLALSPFKAKSLLDHAHVILPMATFAEIEGSFINMAGCWQTFSAAMPPLGLARSAWEILQTLGKSLELAHFSRSDHAFIREELEPTLLEYLGLASMAAKLDNKQKLIIDLSRNTEKNSNAKRILRISEWPIYGIDSLVRRSIALQASATNAPVTVAMNSALASELNFTSGQLIRIEQGLGQALLPLSIQAGLPDHCVYIAAGCEETAALGESFGEVKLYAE; encoded by the coding sequence CATTATAGAAGCGGCTGATAAAGCAGGTATTTATATTCCGCGTTTTTGCTACCATAAAAAACTTTCCATCGTTGCTAATTGTCGTATGTGTTTGGTCGAGGTTGAAAAATCCGGAAAACCATTGCCGGCTTGCGCTACTCCAGTAACAGCCGGTATGAAAGTTTTTACTACATCAGCAAAAACTAAAGAAGCACAACGTTCGGTGATGGAATTTTTATTGATTAATCATCCCTTAGATTGCCCTATTTGTGATCAAGGCGGCGAATGTGAATTACAAGATCTTTCCTTAGGTTATGGTTCCTCACTGTCACGGTTTACTGAAGGTAAACGTTCAGTCAAAGATGATAATCTTGGGCCCTTGATTTCAACTGAAATGACACGCTGTATCCAATGTACCCGTTGTGTACGTTTTGGTCAGGAAATTGCTGGAATTAAAGAATTAGGGACACTGAATCGTGGCGAAGATTTGCAAATCAGCACGTATATCGAACATAGTTTGGAATCGGAATTATCGGGGAATATAATTGATCTTTGTCCTGTGGGGGCATTGACGTCAAAACCCTTTCGATTTACTGCACGTGCTTGGGAATTACAACAATCCGCTTCAATAGCACCGCATGATTGCTTAGGCTCTAATATTTATTTGCATACCCGTCGTGGACAGGTGATGCGGGCAGTGCCATGTGAAAATGAAGCCATCAATGAAACGTGGATATCGGATCGCGATCGATATAGTTATCTGGGTATTCATAGTAAAGAACGATGGACAAAACCGCATATTAAAGAAAATGGACAATGGTTTATTGTCGATTGGGAAACTGCATTAGCAAAAGTGGTGACTGAGTTTAAAAAAATTCTGAAAAAACAAGGCCCTCACGTTATCGGAGGTTTAATTTCACCTTCTAGTACGACAGAAGAATTTTATTTTTTCCAAAAATTATTGCGTAGCTTAGGGTCATCGCATATTGATCATCGTTTGCATCAAACCGATGTGTCTGATCAAATGCAGGCAACGCTTTGCCCGCCAGGGATCACGCTATCTGAATTCGAGAAGGCTAATTTTGTTTGGTTGGTGGGTTCTAATATTCGGCGTGAACAACCGATAGCTGCACATCGTTTACGCAAAGCAAATCTAGCTGGAACAAAAATTGCCAGTCTCCATTGTGTGGATATCAGTGTTCCTTTTACATTGCATGAAAATCTGTGCGTGAGTCCTGATGCATTGATACCGACTTTATTAGGTATTGCGAAAGACTTGGCAGATGAAAAATCGATCGCAGCGTTTCCAGCGATTACGTCCAGTCTCGTGCAAAGTGATTTAGCTGAACAATTAAAAGCGTCAAAAAATTCCGTGATCGTTTTAGGTGCTTTAGCGCATAATCATCCGCAAGCGAGTTTAATTAGAACATTAACGCAGTTTATTGCTGCCCAAACGGGTGCACGCTGTGTGACTTTTACCGAAGGTGCGAATAGTGCTGGGGCTTGGTTAACCGGTGCGGTACCACATCGTTTGCCAGGGGGTGTTTCCGTTGCTGAACCTGGTTTATCCGCCGCTGAGATGATCAATGCCGATTTACGCGCATTTATTTTATTGAATATCGAACCCACTTTAGATTGTGCTAATCCGCAACGTGTCAGTCAGGCATTAAAGCAAGCCGATTTTGTCTTGGCTTTATCACCTTTTAAAGCGAAATCGTTGTTAGATCATGCGCATGTCATTTTACCGATGGCAACATTTGCTGAGATTGAAGGCAGCTTTATCAATATGGCGGGTTGTTGGCAAACCTTTTCAGCAGCAATGCCACCGCTAGGTCTAGCACGTTCTGCATGGGAAATTCTGCAAACTTTAGGCAAGAGTTTGGAGTTAGCCCACTTTAGTCGATCCGATCATGCCTTTATTCGTGAAGAATTGGAACCCACATTACTGGAATATCTTGGATTAGCGTCTATGGCCGCTAAACTTGATAATAAACAAAAACTAATTATCGACTTAAGTCGCAACACAGAAAAAAATTCAAATGCGAAACGTATTTTGCGTATTAGTGAATGGCCTATTTATGGTATTGATAGTTTGGTACGTCGATCAATCGCATTACAGGCTTCAGCAACGAATGCTCCCGTTACTGTTGCGATGAACTCCGCATTAGCCAGTGAATTAAATTTTACTTCGGGTCAATTAATTCGTATCGAACAAGGATTAGGGCAGGCTTTATTACCTTTGTCGATACAAGCAGGACTACCTGATCATTGTGTTTATATTGCTGCGGGTTGTGAAGAAACCGCCGCTTTGGGCGAGTCATTTGGCGAGGTTAAACTCTATGCTGAATGA
- the nuoL gene encoding NADH-quinone oxidoreductase subunit L — protein sequence MSHYQLINLALVLCPLAGALFAGLGGRRVSDRLAHSVTILGVSISFVLSLYFAYQLFFLHGGTYDENLYLWDFTGKFRFNIGFLVDPLTVVMFLIVTFISLIVHIYSVTYMARDPGYKRFFSYMSAFTFAMLMLVSANNFLQLFFGWEAVGLVSYLLIGFWFKREAANAGGLKAFLVNRVGDFGFFLGIALLFNYFGSLDYSQVFHAAPALKAASISIFPHTSYSVIAVICFLLFIGAMGKSAQIPLHVWLPESMEGPTPISALIHAATMVTAGVYLVARLSPLYEYAPSVLNLILILGATTALFMGLVAMVQNDIKRIIAYSTLSQLGYMMVGLGASAYAAGMFHLVTHAFFKALLFLAAGSVILTMHHEQDIRKMGGLAKVMPITYVCFLIGALALAALPPFSGFYSKDAIIDAVHASTLPAAPYAYYCVLIGALVTAFYIFRAFFLVFHTQARVPIKHYQKTTTIVKFSLIVLAIPSAIAGLLLAQSFLNVPGLLAGSLSVLPNHNRMATEHLLSAATIFSAIGIVLAWFFYLQFPAIPAWMKKHFAWLYRVLINKYGFDAFNQTVFTNGGQRLAKLFFNIDTNVLDEKLIDGSGRCISWLSNVLRRLQSGYLYQYAFIMVFGIIIFLLAYSL from the coding sequence ATGAGTCATTATCAGTTAATCAATCTGGCATTGGTATTATGCCCTTTAGCAGGAGCCTTGTTTGCAGGCTTAGGTGGTCGACGTGTCAGTGACAGGTTGGCACATTCAGTCACTATTTTAGGGGTTTCTATTTCATTTGTTTTATCGCTGTATTTTGCTTATCAGCTCTTTTTTTTACATGGTGGGACGTATGATGAAAATCTTTATTTATGGGATTTCACCGGTAAATTTCGCTTTAATATCGGGTTTTTAGTTGATCCATTAACGGTGGTGATGTTTCTTATCGTGACATTTATCTCGTTGATAGTACATATTTATAGTGTCACTTACATGGCCAGGGATCCAGGTTATAAGCGTTTTTTTAGTTATATGTCGGCATTTACATTTGCGATGTTGATGCTGGTGAGTGCAAATAATTTTCTCCAATTGTTTTTTGGCTGGGAAGCAGTGGGTTTAGTTTCGTATTTGTTGATTGGTTTTTGGTTTAAACGCGAAGCAGCAAATGCCGGAGGTTTAAAGGCTTTTCTGGTTAATCGAGTCGGTGATTTTGGTTTCTTTTTGGGCATTGCTTTATTATTTAATTATTTTGGTAGCTTAGATTATTCCCAAGTTTTTCATGCTGCGCCTGCACTGAAAGCTGCGAGCATCAGTATTTTTCCACACACTTCTTATTCAGTAATTGCTGTTATTTGTTTTCTATTATTTATTGGTGCAATGGGAAAATCTGCTCAAATACCGTTACATGTTTGGTTGCCTGAATCGATGGAAGGTCCTACACCTATTTCAGCGTTGATTCATGCCGCTACGATGGTTACAGCCGGTGTTTATTTAGTGGCACGTCTTTCGCCTTTATATGAATATGCGCCGAGTGTGTTAAATCTTATTTTAATTTTAGGTGCTACCACGGCTTTATTTATGGGTTTAGTGGCGATGGTACAGAATGACATAAAGCGCATCATTGCTTATTCCACCTTATCGCAACTGGGCTATATGATGGTTGGTTTAGGCGCTTCGGCGTATGCAGCAGGTATGTTTCATTTAGTGACGCACGCTTTTTTCAAAGCCTTATTATTTTTAGCGGCAGGCTCAGTCATTTTAACGATGCATCATGAACAAGATATTCGTAAAATGGGTGGCTTAGCGAAAGTGATGCCGATCACCTATGTTTGTTTTTTAATCGGTGCCTTAGCATTGGCGGCATTACCTCCTTTTTCAGGTTTTTATTCTAAGGATGCTATTATCGATGCGGTTCATGCATCAACTTTACCCGCAGCGCCTTATGCCTATTATTGTGTCTTAATCGGTGCATTGGTTACGGCATTTTATATTTTTCGTGCCTTTTTCTTAGTATTTCATACTCAAGCTCGCGTACCTATTAAGCATTATCAAAAAACCACTACGATAGTTAAATTTAGTTTAATTGTATTAGCCATTCCATCTGCCATTGCAGGGCTTTTATTAGCACAGTCTTTTTTAAATGTGCCAGGTTTACTCGCTGGAAGTCTTAGTGTGTTGCCCAATCATAACAGGATGGCAACTGAGCATCTGTTAAGTGCCGCAACTATTTTTTCTGCCATAGGTATCGTTTTGGCATGGTTTTTTTATCTGCAATTTCCTGCTATTCCTGCCTGGATGAAAAAACATTTTGCTTGGTTGTATCGTGTTTTAATCAATAAATATGGTTTTGATGCATTTAATCAGACCGTATTTACCAATGGTGGCCAACGTTTAGCAAAATTATTTTTTAATATTGATACGAATGTACTCGACGAGAAACTGATTGACGGATCAGGAAGATGTATTAGTTGGCTATCCAACGTATTGCGTCGTCTTCAGTCAGGTTATCTTTATCAATATGCATTCATTATGGTGTTTGGAATTATTATTTTTTTATTGGCTTATTCCTTGTAA
- the nuoI gene encoding NADH-quinone oxidoreductase subunit NuoI codes for MNLLRKIVQLIKTFTLWELFKGLSLTGRHFFKKKVTIQFPEEETPRSVRFRGLHALRRYPNGEERCIACKLCEAVCPALAITIEAEPRDDGLRRTTLYEIDLFKCIYCGFCEESCPVDAIVETNIPHYHFENRGEEIMTKEKLLAIGDRYEKQIAQEREEDAPYR; via the coding sequence ATGAACTTGTTAAGAAAAATAGTACAGCTTATTAAAACCTTTACGCTTTGGGAACTTTTTAAGGGACTGAGCTTGACCGGCCGACATTTTTTTAAGAAAAAAGTGACGATCCAATTTCCCGAAGAAGAAACGCCACGTTCAGTCCGCTTTCGCGGTTTACATGCTTTACGTCGTTATCCCAATGGTGAGGAGCGCTGTATTGCGTGTAAATTATGTGAAGCAGTCTGTCCAGCGTTAGCCATTACGATTGAAGCAGAGCCGCGTGATGATGGCTTGCGACGCACGACCTTATATGAAATTGATTTATTTAAATGTATTTATTGCGGATTTTGTGAAGAATCCTGTCCGGTAGATGCCATCGTCGAAACCAATATTCCACATTATCATTTTGAAAATCGTGGTGAGGAGATTATGACCAAAGAAAAATTGCTGGCCATCGGTGATCGGTATGAAAAACAGATAGCACAAGAAAGGGAAGAAGATGCCCCTTACCGTTAA
- a CDS encoding NADH-quinone oxidoreductase subunit J: MIPIQSCAFYFFAILLIAAALMTIISRNPVRCALFLVLAFFSAAALWILLEAEFLGLILVLVYVGAVMTLFLFVIMTLNIDDAKKQYGFVRYVFFAVISVLILLALLIYAVFPLSGTAGLLPLSAQASNTQALGDVLYTQYVYPFEITGVLLLVGIIATIALSFREKRLNKAIAPELQLKVKPSDRLRIIKMPAERKK; the protein is encoded by the coding sequence ATCATTCCTATTCAATCCTGCGCATTTTATTTTTTTGCTATATTGTTAATTGCTGCGGCTTTAATGACGATCATTTCGCGTAATCCGGTTCGCTGCGCCTTGTTTTTAGTATTAGCTTTTTTTTCCGCCGCTGCTTTATGGATATTATTAGAGGCAGAATTTTTAGGTCTAATCTTGGTTTTAGTGTATGTGGGTGCGGTCATGACACTATTTTTATTCGTTATTATGACCTTAAATATTGATGACGCTAAAAAACAATACGGCTTCGTGCGTTACGTATTCTTTGCTGTAATCAGCGTACTGATTTTATTGGCATTACTTATCTATGCGGTATTTCCGCTTTCAGGCACAGCAGGGCTGCTGCCATTATCTGCACAAGCGAGTAATACACAAGCCTTAGGCGATGTACTGTATACACAGTATGTCTATCCATTTGAAATTACCGGTGTTTTATTGCTCGTAGGTATTATTGCGACCATTGCTTTAAGTTTTCGTGAAAAGCGTTTGAATAAAGCGATCGCACCTGAATTGCAACTTAAGGTTAAGCCTTCGGATCGATTACGAATTATAAAAATGCCAGCGGAGAGAAAAAAATGA
- the nuoK gene encoding NADH-quinone oxidoreductase subunit NuoK has translation MIPLNYYLILAAIVFSLGLLGLLINRKNIIILLMCVELLLLAVNMNFVAFSHFFADLSGQVFVFFVLAVAAVEAAIGLAILIVLFRTRHSVQVDALNRLKG, from the coding sequence ATGATTCCGTTAAATTATTACTTAATACTCGCCGCTATCGTATTTAGCTTGGGTTTACTAGGGTTGCTGATTAATCGGAAAAATATCATTATTTTACTGATGTGTGTCGAACTACTATTATTGGCCGTGAATATGAATTTTGTCGCATTCTCACATTTTTTTGCAGATTTATCCGGCCAAGTGTTTGTGTTTTTTGTGTTAGCCGTGGCAGCCGTTGAAGCCGCTATCGGTTTAGCGATACTAATTGTTTTATTCCGCACCCGACATAGCGTACAAGTCGATGCCTTAAATCGTTTAAAGGGGTAG